In one Hippocampus zosterae strain Florida chromosome 10, ASM2543408v3, whole genome shotgun sequence genomic region, the following are encoded:
- the LOC127608939 gene encoding transcription regulator protein BACH1-like yields the protein MLLQAQRVSVFTFQSAVHSAHVLQCLDEQRRHDVLCDVTVVVEGRRFRAHAAVLASCSEYFHSRAAAADSKHNSVVTLPDEVTVQGFEPLLQFAYTSKLLFTKENIHQIQSCAQFLGFCNLESACFDFLIPKFSEPKAQHVKQRVCCQGGEAKPPSSNSPTDLPSPFPLAAPVPARGLCLETCGPQMPSLSLDLSANIVCPMLSLPDRDDAAHHDSQMCAGDILAVEDVCGQRRLSLPELPCELSTAEHVDPRAVIGPGEETLDVGFGLVPCPGAEDCSQLLEESAKDEGFSERSREEREVAEHLAKGFWSDLCTPPPPAQIMPALDQSNGEKASSDFHWLKQLDLASNPADCPFLRELGTGEEPNSRTEALSQSEKSPCISSLNSGEDSDMDSDGDTEANNRRAAEIQLPFPVEHISTLSRSAFQQLLKRHSMTPEQLDFVHDVRRRSKNRAAAQRCRKRKMDSIHHLDSEIKTLKSEKAKLLQERAELERNLEETRQSLSRLCKSVGAESASDQDHLHFLAKLSAPDFPASPHLADKDA from the exons ATGCTCCTCCAAGCCCAGCGCGTGTCTGTGTTCACCTTCCAGTCGGCCGTCCACAGCGCTCACGTCCTGCAGTGCTTGGACGAGCAGCGGCGGCATGACGTTCTGTGCGACGTGACCGTGGTGGTGGAGGGCCGCCGCTTCCGCGCCCATGCCGCCGTCCTGGCCTCGTGTAGCGAGTACTTCCACAGCCGCGCCGCTGCCGCCGACTCAAAACACAACTCTGTTGTCACCCTTCCGGATGAG GTGACAGTGCAGGGCTTTGAACCtttgctgcagtttgcctacacATCAAAGCTGCTCTTCACCAAAGAAAACATCCATCAGATTCAAAGCTGCGCCCAATTCTTGGGTTTTTGCAACCTGGAGTCGGCGTGCTTCGATTTCCTCATCCCCAAGTTTTCTGAGCCGAAAGCGCAGCATGTCAAGCAGCGGGTCTGCTGTCAAGGCGGCGAGGCGAAGCCGCCCAGCTCCAACTCGCCGACGGACCTCCCGTCGCCGTTCCCTTTGGCCGCTCCTGTTCCCGCTCGCGGCTTGTGTTTGGAAACTTGCGGGCCGCAGATGCCTTCGCTATCCCTGGACTTGTCGGCCAACATCGTGTGTCCGATGTTGTCTCTGCCCGATCGGGACGATGCGGCTCATCATGACTCTCAGATGTGCGCCGGGGACATTTTGGCTGTGGAAGACGTTTGCGGGCAACGGCGGTTGAGTCTGCCGGAGTTGCCGTGCGAGCTGTCGACGGCGGAGCACGTGGATCCGCGAGCCGTGATTGGGCCCGGGGAGGAGACTCTAGACGTGGGCTTCGGCCTTGTTCCTTGTCCCGGTGCCGAAGATTGCTCGCAGTTATTAGAGGAGTCAGCCAAGGATGAGGGATTCTCCGAGAGAAGCAGGGAGGAGCGGGAAGTGGCCGAGCATCTGGCCAAGGGATTTTGGTCAGACCTgtgcacccccccacctccgGCTCAGATCATGCCCGCCTTGGACCAGAGCAATGGGGAGAAAGCCTCCTCGGACTTCCATTGGCTCAAACAGCTGGATCTCGCCTCCAATCCGGCCGACTGCCCTTTCCTCAGGGAGCTCGGCACGGGCGAGGAGCCCAACTCGCGCACCGAAGCGCTATCCCAATCGGAGAAGAGCCCCTGCATATCTTCACTCAACTCGGGGGAGGACTCCGATATGGACAGCGATGGAGATACGGAGGCCAACAACAGGAGAGCGGCCGAG atTCAGCTGCCGTTCCCAGTGGAGCACATCTCCACGCTAAGTCGCAGCGCTTTCCAGCAGCTTCTCAAGCGCCATTCCATGACACCCGAGCAGCTGGATTTCGTTCACGACGTCCGGCGCCGGAGCAAAAACCGCGCGGCGGCGCAACGAtgcaggaagaggaagatggACAGCATACATCATCTTGACAGTGAAATCAAAACCTTA AAAAGTGAGAAAGCAAAGCTGCTTCAGGAACGCGCAGAACTGGAGCGGAACCTGGAAGAAACCCGCCAGAGTCTTTCCAGGCTGTGCAAGAGCGTCGGCGCCGAGTCCGCCTCGGACCAGGACCACCTGCACTTCCTGGCCAAGCTCTCGGCGCCGGACTTCCCGGCGTCGCCGCACCTCGCGGATAAAGATGCGTGA